The genomic segment GTGTCAAATAGTTCTTAGTTTTATTTCCAGCTCCTTGTATGATGTGGGGTTGAGTGAGGAGCAACAATTTCTCATTAGTAGTTCTCAAAGGTGTCGTCGTGGATGAAGAGGGATGGAACAGAAGAACAGGTGCACCAGGTGAAGAAGGAGAAGACCTCACTGGTGCTTGCAGCAATACATGCTGAGGTCGGTAGTGGCAGCATCGTCCCCAACAGACACGGCCTCAAACCGCACCTGCAACACACCGTAAGGAACACCGTAAGGAACACCGTAAGGAACACCGTAAGGAACACCGTAAGGAACACCTCAGGTACTATCACCGTTAGGGACATATTAGTTCATACTACAGGTATATATATTTGCGTAAATAACACCATGAAACAccgaaggtatatatatatatatatatatatatatatatatatatatatatatatatatatatatatatatatatatatatatatatatatatatatatatatacatatatatatatatatatatatatatatatatatatatatatatatatatatatatatatatatatatactaccacaacacaccacgtcccgaggcgggaccaaagagccagagctcaaccccccgcaatcacaactaggtaagtacacagacAAGTCTCAAACAAGTACTTCAGTCACGTCTTTTGCCAAATTTAGAATACAAAAAAacgttaaaattgacgaatgcatcTTTGAGGGGTTGGCCACCGCttgaacgagcctagcctgagaatAAGTTGTTAAAGGGTTGTAAGCCATATTCTTGCAGCCCCACACCGACACATCTGTGATTTTTTTACTTTCTGTGTAAAGAGCTGCATTATTTTCTTATACACAAATTATTGATATAATAAAATTTTGTCTATAGTTAgttctaagttaggttaggttaggttaggttaggttaggttaggttaggttaggttaggttagatgcttTGGTTCTCTTGGCAATTATTTAGATATGCAGTTCGTGAGCGAAGCATTTAGACAGGTGGGATTCGAACACACGAAAAGTGGAAAGCACTTTTCAAGAAACGTTCGAACGTAATTGTGAAATCacgtgtatcttgaggttatcttgagatgatttcggggcctagtgtccccgcggccaggtcctcgacctggcctccaccccctggaagcagcccgtagcagctgtctaactcccaggtacctatttactgctaggtgacaggggcatcaggataaaagaaacttttgcctatttgtctccgcctccaccggggatcgaacccggaacctcaggactacgaatccgaagcgctgtccacccagctatcaGGCGTGGAATGGTAAACTGGAGTTTATTCGTAAACAGGAGGTTTGGGGCCTGGATTAATAagcttgttgttatagattcagctactctgaacaaaacgttccaagcagcacgggctatggcgagcccgtagtacactttcctggcacaggagcggggctgtgactgtGTTATTGGCCAAGACAAGCATTTGGCCATTGTTTATACACtcacatacaatacaatacactcacatacaatacaatacactcACATATAATACAATACACTCACATATAATACAATACACTCACATATAATACAATACACccacatacaatacaatacacgtacagtacaatacaatacactcacatacaacacactcacatacaatacactcacatacaatacaatacactcacatacaatacaatacacgtacagtacaatacaatacactcacatacaacacactcacatacaatacactcacatacaatacactcacatacaatacaatacactcacatacaatacaatacactcACATACAATCCAATACACTcccatacaatacaatacaatcacaatacaatacaatacagtcacatacaatacaatacactcacatacaatacaatacactcccatacaatacaatacaatcacaatacaatacaatacactcacatacaatacaatacaatagtcacatacaatacaatacactcACCTGTAAACCGCACACCGTGGATCCCTGCTCGCATTGTTGCCAGTCACTCCACGTGCCAGGAGTAAACTGATAGGGAACAAGAAGCTGTGTTAATTAGCGCCCTAATTACCAATCACTGGTTTAACGGGTTTACTAACAACACCGTTTTTTGCTCCTTACAAATGGGATTTTAACATATTTAATCGGTTTGATATTAATTGAAAACATGCATTACGTTCTTTTTTAATGCATTTTTGTAATAGTTTTAGCTTAAATGTTCCTTTTGAACATTTAAGGCTTTGATGATAATGTGTTTTATTATGCTGAGTTTAATATAAATTCATTCTtcttaaaacaaattaaatacgTCTTTGAGTAGAGCAAAACGCTGAACGAAAATTAAGCATATATGAAATTATTGAATTAATTTAGTTCAATACTAAAAGTGACATTCTGATTAATTAGTTATATAACTTTCCTATTTTCAAATTTCCAGATTGCTGCGCATGAGGCTTTCTCTGATATCAAGGCTCAAAGTCTTCGCAAAGGTAAAAGTTGTCTCTACCTCTTTTTCTCTTCGTTGAAACACAGGGACCTCCGCTTACCCCGCAGTTAAGGGAAAGTCTTGTTTCTCCTGTATCTTACGGGAGCTCCTTACCCACTCCTCTACGTTGTATATCTTGGATTAAGGTAAGTTTCCTTGCAAGTTATTACATTGCCTTGAGGACTTAAACCTCATCTCACAACTTAAAGTACAAATAACCCACTTAccaacataccttaccttgagttaccttgaggtgcttccggggcttagcgtccccgcggcccggtcgttgaccaggcctcctggttgccggactgatcaaccaggctgttggacgcggctgctcgcagcctgacgtatgagtcacagcctggtcatACCCTTCCTCCTACTCATTTTCCTTCTTATTCTTCCCTTCtactacctcctcctcccccctgacTCACCTTAGGAAGATCGAGAACGCCGGCAAATATTTCTCCATTATACCCGCACTGCATCTCGACGTTTTCAACAgcgacatcgtcgtgtacgacgCCCTGAGGCTCCAGCACCTCCGCCCTGAACCCCGTCATGAAGCCCTCGTGGCACACTCGCATTCCTGCAGGGGGTCAGGAACACTGTTTAACACACTTAGGCCAGCGAGGAGTGTGATTTTTTCCCCTTGTCAGAGTCAGAGTCATAGTCAGAGTCAAAGTTAAAGTCAAAGTTAAAGTCAAAGTTAAAGTCAGAGTCAGAGTCAGAgtcagtctcagtctctctctctctctctctcacacacacacactctctctctctctctctctctctctctctctctctctctctctctctctctctctctctctctctctctctctctctctctctctctctctctctctctctctctctctctctctctctctccctctctctcaccttgcCACTGGCCGGAGGAGCCCACGGTAGAAGTGACGTATCCTGTGTCATAATGGTCATCATTAGCGCAGTAAAGCTTCACACCATTCACCGCCGTCTCGTCCAAGGCGCCGGTCGGGTCAAACTGTAATCAGAACTGAACTTCACCAACTTAATTCCACATTCATTCTCCCACAACTAAActtggcaacccgtcctcgacttaggtccattccatccagcggtcgactccaTAGACGCATTTATAatttttttacatgctgttcattcaaaacgggaattttctcaaatataaattaatattataatatatttgcatattgtacatacaggttaggttaggtgtttaggttccgttggcgattatttgtatttgtagtacgtgagtgaagcatttacagcgttgtggttcgaacaaaattcgtcagtgaagcacttgttccggaagtgttcgaacgtcaacagctgtgagtcgtgtgtaaaccgtttttcattataaataaataataataaaacaaacaaataataaaGGAGAGTCCTGAGGTGTTCCTGGAACTTTTTCTAAAGATATGAACATCTTTCTAAAGATGTACACCCAACAGTGACATCCCATtctctgctgggtgaacagaggcgtacagttaaggattggcgcccagtcaatcctcccccgcgcccgaaacgctatacgtgttagtgtctttgcaagaatgtaagatcATCAATGTTATGTATTCTTAttaatccaatgtaccttcttgtaaataagtaaataatatatattaacttaataaaaagagaataggggtggtagaagaaaaaaaaatattaaagggttcagtgagaatccataaGGACTAGTTCTTCTCTATATTTTCTTCGAGgcaatgggtccctacacttgcaccagaggtagtacccgtatatattaataaatacataaatattcaTGGTTTATAATAGTTTGCCTTAATTTTAAGAATAATAAAGCACGAGAAAATTTGGGCTGTGCAATGGGTTAACTTTCCTAATTCAACGAGTTAGGAAAGAAAATTGTAACATTAGTATAAATTGTTATAATCAGGCTTAGACATAATGATTTTTGTAAATAATTaacaaatataaattataaaattaCTTTTGAACTTAAATAGTACATTATAAAACTATGTTAtattcttttttattattataactttCTCTAATGTAAATAATCCACTGAACTCTTTCTTTTATTTATACTGAATTACTATATGCTCatgataaataaaaaataaaaatatttagtATCTCAAATAAACTTCGTTAGAAATATATCTTATATCACAACGTGTATGCATTGAGAGTTGACCTTAGTCCCGGACTATATATATTCAGAGATTATGTAAACTTGCTGGTTAGTTAGTAAGTTAATGCGGttgtcttaataacccttcagaggctcATAAACCTTACATCAGCCTTACTAACCCTCCGTCTTACTTAATAACCCTCTTACcttaccttaataaccctccagaggccttAAACCTCACCATCACCAGAGACCAGTGAACATGTCTCACCATCACCAGTGAacatgcctcaccatcaccagtgaacatgcctcaccatcaccagtgaacatgcctcaccatcaccagtgaacacgcctcaccatcaccacagaccAGTCAACacgcctcaccatcaccacagaccAGTCAACACGCCTCACCATCACTACAGAGCTGCATAACTTACCAACACCTCGAAGCCATGCACAAAACTTCCCTCGTCACAGAACTCAATGGGTCCCCAGTCGCCCCAGTCGACACCATTGTTGATAGTGAGCTCCTGGGTCACATTCCTCACCGCCGAGCCTTTCTTGACGTCTGTGGAGGACAGGCTGATGTCAGTTGATGATGGTGATAATAacaatgcacaatgaaatcacattaacctgatgtatcaatgagaatatcagtaggagccgtgaagGGGATTCGAACCCATTGAACCATGTAATAATACGTTAACTTTAGATCCTACTGAATCCACTAAGGGTGAAATACCGAGTAATTTGTAATAACTTGATATGGTATCAACTCCGTGCCTCAAAACACCTAGTGGATTCAGTAGGACCCCAGGTTAATATACTTTTAGCATGTCGTGGTCCAGGAGGTTCAGGCGCGCGGTTGGGGTGACCCAGCATGCTGGTTTGAATCCCCCGGATTGCTGTAATGATTTTCACATAATAAGATATCATTCCATTGTCAGTTCCTTGTGTGTATTTGAAGGGAGCATAGGTGAAGAACTCCCAATCCCACACTAGGGTGTACATGGGTACCACACCATAGTGTACATGGGTACCACACCAGAGTGTACGTGGGTACCACACCATAGTGTACATGGGTACCACACCAGAGTGTACGTGGGTACCACACCAGGGTGTACATGGCCACCACACCAGAATAACTTATGGAGTAACTTATACAAACTTGATTGTGAATCGGTTCAGTGCCTCAAGTCCCCTTGTGGATTCAATAGGATCCCAAGTTAAATTCCTTACAGTGTATCGTGGTCCAATGGGTTAAAGCAGGTGGATAGGATAACCCAGAAATCTGCTTTCAATCCCCGGATTGTTCCACTGGTTCTCCAAAAAATAGCAATATTAATAATGCCAAGAATAATAcaaagtaatggtaatgtcttctcacagacgtaATAACATTGGATAAAAAAAAACTCACTTGTGTATTTGATCAatcaagttacgggctcaccatagcccgtgctacatggaactttgttccaggtagcgaatctttaacaacaaacaactgtgtatttgtgaaatttatgtaaggaatttacatcaAGTCTTTCgtactgagtgctttgtcaaggtctgagagtGTGATTAGGacaagacttacatctcaacgtctaatgaggCTGTTTAACTCGGGTCCAGTCCTCCAATCAAGCCAATAATTCTACATTCTTCCTTATGTTCTTCAATTCTGATTGCTGCTCAATTCTCATTGCTGCTCCGTACTGAATGTTCCAGTTCTGTACTTAATGTTACAGCTATGTATTTAATGTTCCGGCTTTTTGCTAAACTTTGCAAGTAAGCGTCTAATGTTGCATAAATGTTGTGGAGGTTGCAGACATGTTGCAGAGGTTGCAGACATGTGTTGAATGCTTCATCCATACATTAAATATTGCCATATTGTATTGAACGTTACGGCAACGTAATGGATAGTTGTACTACTGCACTCAATGTTGCAAAGacatttgttttgtgtgtgtgtgtgtgtgtgtgtgtgtgtactgaccttgTGTTGCGACGCCCAGCAGGAGGCAGGAGGAGGCCAGGAGAGGCAGGAAGACACCGAAGGTGTTCATCTCGAGGAGGGAGATAAGGTACTGATGGACCATGACtcttctctctcatatatatatacacacaacaccAATGACCTCCACCACTAACTCCGCGCCACTCCTGTCTCCCTCCCACTCTACCTTCTCCttccataagaatgaaggtaactgcaaaagacctattggcccatactaggcagctcctacaTATATCCACCCACTCTAATTCGTATATATAAATGTCTAACTTAACCTAGAAGCAATCAAGGGGAACCTACTtgtattatgttacgcggtaattggttccacaaatcaacaaccctgttaccgaaccagtattttcccaggtcATTCctaaatgattgattgattgatgaagagaaagccacccaagaggtggcacaggcatcaaTAACGCGTAAAGAATTTCCTAAACCTAAAC from the Procambarus clarkii isolate CNS0578487 chromosome 10, FALCON_Pclarkii_2.0, whole genome shotgun sequence genome contains:
- the LOC123774737 gene encoding vitelline membrane outer layer protein 1; protein product: MVHQYLISLLEMNTFGVFLPLLASSCLLLGVATQDVKKGSAVRNVTQELTINNGVDWGDWGPIEFCDEGSFVHGFEVLFDPTGALDETAVNGVKLYCANDDHYDTGYVTSTVGSSGQWQGMRVCHEGFMTGFRAEVLEPQGVVHDDVAVENVEMQCGYNGEIFAGVLDLPKFTPGTWSDWQQCEQGSTVCGLQVRFEAVSVGDDAATTDLSMYCCKHQ